The Haloarchaeobius sp. HME9146 genome includes a region encoding these proteins:
- a CDS encoding metal-dependent hydrolase — MHFAIFSGKATNVSRSSAKQSPMWPWGHAAFGYLAYRLLPTKRKAHESVLVLLVLLVGTQLPDLVDKPLAWWATILPTGRSFAHSLLTLSVFIVLAYAVARRYDRTDLAFAASFGYASHLVGDSLNSLLKLQFADLTFLLWPVLPSPDYPTDKSFTAHFQNLSFSGFTIVGFVLSVLALAVFVRTELNRR, encoded by the coding sequence ATGCATTTCGCAATCTTCTCCGGGAAAGCAACGAACGTATCCCGCTCCTCTGCAAAGCAGAGTCCGATGTGGCCCTGGGGACACGCTGCGTTCGGCTATCTCGCTTATCGACTGCTACCGACGAAACGGAAGGCCCACGAGTCGGTGCTGGTCTTACTCGTGTTGCTCGTCGGGACTCAGTTGCCTGACCTCGTCGACAAACCGCTCGCCTGGTGGGCGACGATATTGCCGACGGGCCGGAGTTTCGCGCACTCCCTTCTGACGCTGAGCGTCTTCATCGTCCTCGCGTACGCGGTCGCTCGGCGGTACGACCGTACCGACCTCGCGTTTGCCGCGTCGTTCGGCTACGCCTCCCACCTCGTGGGCGATTCACTCAACTCGCTGCTCAAGCTCCAGTTCGCCGACCTCACGTTCCTGCTGTGGCCGGTGCTCCCTTCGCCCGACTACCCCACGGACAAGAGTTTCACCGCTCACTTCCAGAACCTCTCGTTCTCGGGGTTCACCATCGTTGGCTTCGTGCTCTCTGTGCTCGCGCTCGCGGTCTTCGTCCGGACCGAGTTGAACCGACGGTAG